CAAGCGGCGGAAGTTGCGGTAAGCGCAAACCCCACGCCGCCGCAATCGACGACTACGCGGTTTTCGCCCACCGAAGCTACCTTGCCCGAAACGTAATCAAACATAACTATCTATTATTCCGCGTCGTCGTCCGAGCTTTCGCCGTCCTCGAACGGTATGCCGCCCTTTTGCACGACGAGATCGCGGATCTTGACTTCGAGCTCTTGCATAAGCTCGGGGCGCGAAAGAATGATCGACTTGACGGTTTCTCTGCCCTGACCGAGCCGCTCGTCGTTATACGAGAACCACGAGCCGCTCTTAACGATAATGCCGTTATCGATAGCCATATCGAGGATAACGCCCTCGTTTGATATGCCCTTGCCGAAAATCAAATCGAATTCGCAGGTCTTGAAGGGAGGCGCAAGCTTGTTCTTTACGATCTTGACCTTGGTGCGGTTGCCGATGATGTTCGCGCCGTCTTTGAGCGGCTCGCCCTTTCTTACGTCGAGCCGAACGCTCGAATAGAATTTAAGCGCTTTGCCGCCGGGCGTGACCTCGGGGTTGCCGTACATAACGCCGATTTTTTCGCGGAGCTGGTTGATGAAGATTATGCAGGTCTTGGTCTTGTTGCAAACGCCAGCGATCTTACGAAGCGCCTGCGACATGAGCCTGGCTTGAAGACCTACGTGGCTCTCGCCGATCTCGCCGTTGATCTCGGCTTGCGGAGTAAGCGCGGCGACCGAGTCGATAACGACTACGCTCATGGCGCTCGAACGCACAAGCTGCTCGGCAATGTCGAGCGCTTGCTCACCGTTGTCGGGCTGGCATATATAGAGTCTGGAAAGGTCGATACCGAGCTTTTGCGCGTACACGGGATCGAGCGCGTGCTCCGCGTCGATGAACGCGACCATACCACCCGTCTTTTGCGTTTCGGCGATCACGTGGAGCGCAAGCGTGGTTTTACCGCTGCTCTCGGGTCCGTAGATCTCGACTATCCTTCCGCACGGAAGTCCGCCGATACCGAGCGCGAGGTCTAGCGACAAGCAGCCCGTGGGAATAGCATCGACGGGCGCGGCAACGCTGTCCGTCATGCGCATGATAGAGCCCTTACCGTAATTCTTTTCGATCTGGGCGATCGTGTCGGCAAGCGCTTTTTCCTTTTCCGCCTGCGTCATGTCGGTGTTGTAGACTTTGAACTTTTCTTTCTTATCCATGATATACCTCTTTTGGTTTTACTACTGATTATCGTCGTCGCTCGTTACGATATCGGGCATGAGCGACGGAGCTATGAACTGCGTCTGTTGTTGTTGCTGGGTCGGTTGTTGCTGAGGCTGCGCCGCGGTCGCATACTGCTGGCTTACGGGCTGCTGCTGCGGTGCGTACTGCTGTGCGCCGTACTGTTGTTGCTGTGCCGCCGCGTACTGCTGTTGCTGCGCGGCTTGCGCTCTGCGGCGTTTGAGCTTTTGCTTATAGCTGACTAGGCTCTCGTACAAAAGGAACATAGCGTTTTTAACGCCCGATTTGATATTTGTTTCGCGGTCGCTGCCGAACGTGTACTTGACGACGGCGATACTCTTTTCGCTCGCTATGCCGAGCGCGACGAAGCACAAGCCCGCGTTGCCGTTCTGCACGGTAGGACCTGCATTACCCGTAGTCGCTATCGCTATATCGCAATCACCGCTCGACATGAGCCCGAGCGCCATATTGTAAGCGGTGTCGCCGCTTACCGCGCCGTGCTCGGCTATGACTTCGAGCGGAACGCCCAATCGCTTGTTTTTGGAAGTAATGGAGTACGTTACCAAGTCTTCTACGAGATACTCGCTCGCGCCGGGAAGCATCGTGAACGCCGAGCCGAGCGCGCCGCCCGTGAAGCTTTCGGCGATCTTGATTTTGAGCCCTTCCTCGGCAAGCATTTGCGCAACGCGCTCCGTTATGCTTATCCTATCGTATGAATACGTGCAGCCGTACAAAAGCTCGTTGAGTTTAAGCGAGATACCGTTCATCTCCTCTTTTGCCATGGTTGCGGCGCAGCGCGCGTGGACCTCGCACTCCAAAAAGTCGGGGAAAAATCCGAGCTGTACCTTGCTCTTTTTTCCCATATAGTCTTTTAATAAAGTTCTAAGCTCGGCTTCGGACTTGCCGTACGTTTTGAAAACAATAACGCCGAATTTCTTTTTGCTTTTCTTGTTTAAAAGCGGGATAAACTTTTCGGTCAAAAACTCCGGCGTTATCTCGCGCGACACGCTGTGAATTTTGCCGTCCAAATCAAAGTTTTCGGGGCGCGACGACAGCGTGTCCTTATACGTATCGTAGAACGCGTTGATATTGCCCGATATCACTATCGCGTCGCAAACGGAACGAAGTTGATTGAGCGCAAAGTCTATATCGGAAGCGCCAACCGTCATAATGACATCAAGCGTATGCCCGTTATCGAACAATGCGATCTTCGCTTCCCGAACGTCGACGGGCTGTTTATCTATTGCCAAAAAACCGACTTTCATGCTTTTCTCTCCTCGCGTTTAATCTGCCAATACTTGCTTGTTTTTAATAAGATAATGCGCGCCCGATATAACGGTCAAAAGCGTTGCGAGCGACAGGAGCGCGAACCCGCCGTAGAAGAACACTATGCCCGCCATCTCGTTCCAAGCGTAGAAATCGGTCACGGGTATTAGCGCGAACGTAGCCATCATTTGGACCATAGTTTTTATCTTACCCGTTATATCCGCGGCTATAACCACGCGCTTATCGGCGGCTACTGTCCTAAATACGCTTATCATAAGCTCGCGCGACAGTATGAGCGTGGTATACACGGCTATCAATATGGTATAAACGTTTGCAGGCTCGACGATAGGCGCGGTAACGCAAATAGCGATCAGCGAGCTCGCTACGAGCATTTTGTCCGCAACGGGATCGACGAACTTACCGAAGTTTGTTACAAGATTATTCTTGCGTGCGATATAGCCGTCCAGAAAGTCTGTAACGCACGCCAAAAAATACACGCCGAGCGCAGCCGCTTTGTGCCCCTCGAACTCGACGAAATAAAGCACTATAAACACAGGGATCATAACCACGCGGAATAACGTGAGCCTGTTCGGTAAATTCATTTTCATTGATCGATCTCCTCGTCTATGTAGTCGGTGCCGACCGCCGTGCCGTAAAGGTCGTAATCGTCGTACCCGTCTATATTGACCTCGTAATAATTGCCTACGTCCACGCCGTTCGCTTTGAAGTACACAACGCCGTCCACGTCGGGGGTCTGAAAATCGGCGCGCCCGATAAACATATTTTTATCGAAATCTACGTCCTCGTAAAGCACCCTTATCGTTTTGCCGACGAGCGATTTATTGAACTCGCGCGTTGCCGCCGTACAGAGCGCGCCGAGCGTTTTTACGCGCTTTATCTTGTCCGCTTTTTTGACCTGGTCGGGCAGTCGCGCCGCAGCCGTACCGTCCTCTTTGGAATAAGCGAATACGCCCGCATACTCGGGCATGCATGTATTTACGAAGTCGCACAGCTCGTCGAACTCGGCTTGCGTTTCGCCGGGGAACCCGACCATGAGCGTGGTACGCACGACTATGCCGTTATCGTGAAGCTTGTTTACGAGCGTGCGTATCGCAGAGCCCGTAGTGCGCCTGTTCATAAGCTTTAAAATCTTATCCGAAGCGTGCTGAACGGGTATATCGATATACTTGACTATGTTGGGCGTGGTTGCGATAAGCTCGATAAGCTCGTCCGTCACCTGCTCGGGATAGCAGTACAATAACCGAATATTTGCGCTAAGCCCCGACAGCTTTTTCAAAAGCGACACGAGCGACTCGCCTATATCCAGCCCGTAACGCGTTACGTCCTGCGCTACGAGTATAAGCTCTTTCACGCCGTCGGTGACGAGCGACTCGGCTTCTTTCAATATGTCGTCAACAGGTCTTGAACGATATTCGCCGCGTATTTTCGGGATCGTGCAAAACGTGCATTTGTTGTTGCAGCCCTCGGCTATTTTGAGATAGGCTACGTGCGGATAGGTCGTAAGAAGCCGTCCGCAATTCTCCGCCGAATAAAACGTATTCTCGTCAGCGTTGCCGATTTCGTCGGTCTCGAATTCAAGTATATCTTTGAGCTTTTCGTACTCGAACGCGCCCAAAAAGGCGTCGACCTCGGGCAGTTCTTTTATGAGCTCGTCCTTGTGTTTTTGTGGCAGACAGCCCGTGACGATAAGCTTTTTGCACTTGCCCGATTTTTTGAGCTCGGCGCATTCGAGAATGGTGTCTATACTTTCCTGCCGCGCACTCTCGATAAACGCGCAAGTGTTGATAATAATAACGTCCGCGTCCGCAACGTCGCTTACGGCATAACCGCCGCGCACTACTCTGAAAAGTATGTGCTCGGTGTCTACCCTGTTTTTATCACAACCGAGTGATATAACCGCAACGTTTTTCATTCGAACCTCATGTGTTTAGAAATAAGCTTGATTGACGATGTAGGCGCGGCGCAGACGGGTAACAGTTGACACGCACGCGAAGGGAGTGCAGACCCACCCACATGACCGAGGCAACCAAATGTTGCACGCTCCTTGATTTGTCGCTCACCTCGAAGCTGTGTCATGATTGCTACAAATCAGCCTGTGGCTGCGTAGCCCGTATCCGCCGATGCATACGCCGTCAATTATCGTCGGGAGCGTGACCGAACATTTCCTTATACTGCTCAACAGTCATTAGTACGTCGCGCGGCTTGTTATTGCCGGTGGAGGGGCCTATAAAGCCGTTATCTTCCATGCTGTCGATAATACGCGCCGCACGGGCGTAGCCGATAGAGAACCTGCGCTGGACGACCGAAACGGATATCTGCTTGGTTTTAAGCGCGAGCGCCATAACGCGCTCGGCATACGGATCGATATCGGGCTCGTTACTGCCGCCGCTGTCCTTGCCGCCGACAGCACCGTTACCGTCCTTGGAACCGCCACAAACGAACTGCTCGGCTTCGGTATCGAAGTCGCATTCATAATGCTCTTTGAGATAGTTGACGACGGTAAGAATTTCGGGGCCGTCGACAAACGAGCCCTGAACACGACGGGGCGCCGCGGCGTCCTGCGGATAGTAAAGCATATCGCCGTTGCCGCGCAACGCTTCCGCACCGACCTCGTCAATGATAATGCGCGAGTTAGTCGCATCCTTAACCGCAAACGCGATACGGCTGGTAAGGTTGGCTTTTATCGTACCCGTAATGACGTCCGCAGACGGGCGCTGAGTAGCGACGATAAGGTGTATGCCCGCCGCCCGAGCAAGCGCCGCGATTTGGCTTATTCTGTTTTCGATCTCGCCCGAAACCTGCGATTGCATGAGGTTTGCAAGCTCGTCGATAATAATAACAATATGCGGGAGCTTGTCTATCTTGCCGCTCGTAACCTCGGGCAGAGCGTTGTACTCGGACAGCTTGCTGCACGAATACTTAGCCATAACGGTGAATCGTCTGTCCATTTCGCCCGCAGCCCATTTGAGCGCGTTGAGCGCGTCGTTAGGCTCGCTTATCGTCTTTTCGAACAATAAATGCGGCATACCGCGGTACTTGCTGAACTCGACGCGTTTGGGGTCGATAAGAATAAACCTCAAATCGTCAGGGCTGGATTTATACAAAAGACTTGTAATAAGACTGTTCAAGCCCGCGCTCTTACCGCTACCCGTTTGACCCGCGATAAGAAGATGCGGAACCTTTTCCAGATCGCAAACCACTATATCGCCGCCGAGGTCTTTTCCTACCGAGAACACCAGCGGTGACTTGGGCTTGCTGAACGCGGTTGATGAAACTATTTCGCGCAAGCCGACGATAGCCTTGTTCCTGTTAGGCACCTCTACACCGACGGCGCGCTTATTGGGTATAGGCGCTTCCACGCGCACGCTACTGCACGCAAGCTCGTACGCAATATCGGTAGAGAGCCCTTCTATACCCTTGACCGAAGTGCCGCTCGGCACGTCGATCTCGTACCGCGTGACCTGCGGGCCCGGAACGATATTAGTAACGGTTACTTGAACTTTAAGGAAGTTAGAAACGACCTGCTCCAAGATAACCTTTTTGGCATTGAGCTCCTCGGGCGAATCGTCCTGTTTTTCGTATTCCTTCAATAAATCAATCGGCGGCGGAGTAAACGTATAAGTTTTATACCTACGCTCGTCCTTGGCTACGACCGAGGTCTGCGCTTGATCTTGGAGTAAGTTGTCAATGGACATTTGATTTTCGAGCGGAGCGTTGCTCTTGGCGCGTTTGGGCGCGGCAACAGGCTTAACCGGTTCTTCGGGAATATCGTCTGTAGTGATATACATACCCGAAAGGTCCTCGCCGCTTATTATATCGCTCACATTGTCACGGCGCTCGGTGAGATCTACGGCAGGGCCGTCAACGATTTTGAGCGAGCTTCCCCCCGTAATGATATCGTCAGACAAGACCTCTTTTTCGCGCGGATCTGTCGCAAAAGGATTCGATCCACCGAATTTTTGTTCAATTGAAGTAATGGGCGTTGCCGTCGTGCCGTCGAGTATTTCCTCGCGCTCGTCATCCTCGTCCGCTACGAACTTGTCCTCGGGATCGGACGAAATAAACCTGCCCTTTACCTCGAACGCATCGATAATATCGTCCTGCTTGAACTTTTCGCTTTCAAGCGGGTAAACCTTGGGTTCGGGCGCAAAGCCGGTATCGAGCGAGCTTATAAGCGCGTCGTCCATCGACGGCTGCAACTTCGAAACGGGATCAGACGCGTCGATTATCTTTTCAACAGGCTCAAACGTTTCGCGCCGAGGAGGCACGTCGAACACGGGCGGCGGCGGGGCTTGACGCTCCGCGGGCTTATGCCACGCCTCGATTATATCCACGTCGCGCTGCAACTGCTCTTCTGCATGAGCTTGAAGCGTTGATTTGATATCTCCGTCCGTTGCGGCGTTTACTATACCCTCGTCGTTGAAGTCGAAATGCTTGTCTATGGGGAAGTATACTTCCGTAAAATTATCCGGCGGTCCGTCGTAGTCGATACGGCGCGGCATATCGGGCTGAGCCGAGCGCGCCTGCGCCTGTGCCTGTCTGTACGCCTGAGCTTCTGCGTCGCGGTTGGTGCGAACGTACGGCTCGGACAAAACGGTGGGCTGGTCTTGCCGACTGCTGTAATCGTCGTTATACGAACGTTCGCCGTAGCCGAACCCCGAGTTGTTTCTAAACTCGTCGGCGGACTGGCGTCTAATAGCGTCGGCGTCGCCGTAAAGCTTCATTTTGGCGGCGGCACTTCTGCTCTCCGCGGTCGCAGCGTCGGTCATAACAGGCGTTTCCGCGTAGTCGCTCACCCGCCTGTTGTTATCTTCACGAAGGTCGGATGCAACTCCGCTCTCGGTAGTATATCTCGATTCTTTGGGCTCGATAGTGCCGACGAATAACCCCGCCTGCACGGTGGGAATTACTCGACGCGCTTCAGCGTCCGACATCATGCCACGGTAAGACGGCTCGGGCGCGGGTTCGGGAGCTTTCTTCTTGCCGTTTCTTATTCTGTTTACGGCGTCGGTCATGACGAGCACAACGACTATTATCGCAATAGAGAACACAACGTAGCAGGCAATCTCCGTAATGGCCGCTTTAAGTCCAAACGAGATCACGCCCATTATTACCCCACCCGCCGAATATTTGGCGGCATAAATATCCCCGATATAATCGGAGAAGCCCTCTTTCAAAAACGCGTGCGTGGTCGCAAGTTGAAGGATAACGAGCGCGAACAATACGAGAAGAACTGTACAAACCGTCATTTTAGTCGACGGCATGGATATATGCTTGGATCTAAGCAACAAAATACCAGTTATGAGCAAGCCCAAAAGCATGGGATAAGACGCAATGCCGAATACGCCGAGCATTACGCCGAAAATAGCCTCGCTGAAAACACCGAGTATGGGTTTAATTACGATACATAACAATAAAAAAGCCGAAACGACGATAAGGCTCATACCTAACACGTCGTGGCTGCCCGTTCCATTGCCTTTTCTCTTTTTATTCTTGTTCTTAGCCACTGTCGATCCCTCGGAAAAATGCTATAGCATACTTCTACGCATAGTATATTATAACATAGCGAGGTAGACTTTTCAAGGCTTTTAAGGCAATAAAATAAAATAATCTTGTCTAAATTACTTTACTTCATATCCCTTTTTGCTCGACAAGCCGTTTTGCCTGTCGTAGTTCTCTTGGTTCTTTTTAAGGTAAATATCAAACAGCTCGTCCGCCGTCATTCCGGCGTCGATACACATACCGAGGAAGAAATGCAAAACGTCGACTATCTCCTCTTTAAGTTTGGCTTCGTCGATTTCGGTGGGGTTCTTCCACCATTTATACTTGGCTTCGTCAACCACCTCGCCCAGCTCCACCATGAGCGCGAGCGCCTTTTTGCACACCCACTCGCCGCGCGAAAAATCGAGATTGCGCTTATCGCGTATGTACGAGTCAAGCCCCGCCTGCATACGGAACAGAACGTCGAGCTTGTCCTCTTTGTTTACGTTTTCGGTCGTATTGTTATCCATGGTTGACTATCCCCTATTATAAATTTCGTCGATCTTTTCGGGCGGCTTCTTACCGGCGTAAGCGAATATTGCGGGTCGCGCGAAGATTTCGCGAGCGAGCGCGTTTATATCGCTCGCCGTAATTTTTTCTATGCGCGAAAGCAGTTCGTCGAGGTCGTAATCGATACCCAAAATCACCCGCCGCCGCATGAGCGCGAGCATATAGTTCATTGGGTTTTCCTTGCCGAACATGGCGTTGACTTTTAGCTGCGTTTTAGCCTTTTCGGTTTCCTCGTCGGTCACGCCATCCTTTACCAGCCTGTCAATTTCGGCTCTTATCGCCTGTACAGCGCCCGTAACGTTCTTAACGTTCACATTGGCGCACACCGAAAACATACCGTTTGTAGCGCCCAGCCACGGCGAAGTGTACACGCTGTACACAAGCCCCATTTGCTCTCTGAGCTTTTGGAAAAGGCGAGAGCTCATGCCGCTACCGAGTATGCAGTCGAGCGCCGATTGCGTAGCCGAGCGCGGATCGCCGAGCGTTATCGACGGGAAGGCTATCGAGATTTCGGACTGCTCGTAGTCGTGTATCGCTTCGCCGTAGCCGTCGTATATAGGTTGCTCTGTTTGCTTGCGCGGCGTAACGAACGGCGCGTTTATTAGGCTCGGCATATACTTTTCGACGAGCGAAAGCGCGGCGGCTTCCGTTATGTTCCCGACGAACGCCACCGCAGTATTGCTCGGCAAATAGTTATGCTTTTTGTATTCCAGTATATCCGGTTTGTTAAAGCGTTTGACGTTGTCCTTAGTGCCCAAAATTTCCATGCCGAGCGAGCCGTCCTTGAACGCCGTAGAGTACAGCACGTCGTAGCAAACGCCGTCGGGCTCGTCCTGCGACATATTTATCTCTTCGAGTATGACCTTGCGCTCGCGGTCGAGCTCGGCTTGCTCGAACGTGGAATTCAGGAAGAGATCGCACAGAATGTCGAAGCACTGCTCTACGCGCTCATCGATCGACTTGAAATAGAAGCACGTGTTTTCCTTGCCCGTGAACGCGTTGTACACCGCACCCTCGCGGTCGAACTGCGACACTATATCGTTCGCCGTGCGCGTTGTCGTGCCCTTGAACTGCATATGCTCTATGAAGTGCGATATACCGTTGTTCTCGCGCGTTTCGTAGGCGCTGCCCGTGCCTACCATTATCCCCGCCGTTACCGAACGGAGCGCGCTGTTTTGTTCGACTATTACCGTCAGTCCGCTTTCGTATTTTTTTACCGTCATTATTTAACCTTAATTATTAATTATATTTTGCTGTCCAGCACCTCACTCACGGGCGCGATCCTAAGCCCTTCGGCGAATACCGAAATGATAATGCGCTCCAAGGCCTTGACCGTACAATCGGTCGGGTGCATGAGTATGAGGTCGCCGCCCTTAACGTTCTTAACGGCGCGTTTATATATAAGCTCGGCGTCGTGGTCGCGCCAATCTATGGTATCGCGCGTCCACATTACGGTTCGGTAGCCGAGTTCTTCCGCAACGGTCAGCGTATCGCCGCAAAATGCGCCCGACGGCGGTGCGAACAGATTCATGTTCACGCCCGCCAAGTCCTTTACCGCGTTGTGCGCAGACTGTATCTCTTTGCGATTATATGCGGCGTCGAGCCTGGCGTGGTCCTTATGGAAGTACCCATGATTGCCTATCTCGTGCCCCGCCGACACTATTTGTTTGAGCGTTTCGGCATTACCGACCGCCCACGAACCGCCGACGAAAAACGTCGTCTTTATATTGTACCGCCCGAAGGTTTCGAGCATGGGCGCAATGTATTCGGTGCCCCAGTACACGTTGACCATGAGCGATATTTTGGTATCGGACTTGCCCGAGTATATGGGTTGAGTTCCCGAGCTCGCGTCCGCCTTGCTCGCCCCGACCGATACCGTTACGAACAACAGCATGGCGACCGTGGCGCATATTACTATATTACCCAAAACTACGCGAAAAAATTTTGCCTTGCTTATCTTAACCATATAAAAACACCCCGACAATATTTATATTCGTTATCGGGGTGATTTATGGTTATTAAAAAGTTAATTGGTGCCACACCCGTAAGGTTTTTGGGGCATACTGAGCCGTGATACTGCGTCAAAGCACACTTGCTGTACAATTAAAGTACAGCTGCGTGCACTTTTCCTTGTCTGACGCCACAGTCTGCACCCAAAAACTGCTTGCACCCAAACGCCGCAGTTCGGAGATAGTTTGACACTTTTGGAGCGCGGGCGTACCTACACGGTACGTCAAGCGACATAAGGGGCAAAATAGCCCGAAATACGCCGTTTGGGCTTGCGAGGCGTGGCACCAATTAACTTAAACTAGTCTTCTTTTTTCTCGCGGTGCGGCTTTTCGCCCCTTCCGCCCTTGTCGCCTTTGCCGCCGCGCGGACGGTCGCCGTGCGGTCTGTCGCCGCGGGGACGACGGGGACGGTCGTCCTCGACCTCGGTGCCCTCGGGCGCTTTTTCAATAGGATCGCCCGTAAGCTTGTCCAAAAGTTTGAGGTCGATCTTGCCCTGCTTGGTGAAGCTTACGACTTCGACCTTTACGGTATCGCCCTCTTTGAGCACTTCGCTTACCGCGTTAAGACGTTTGCCTACGTACTTGCCGAGCTTGGCAATGTGGATCATGCCGTCCTTGCCGGGAGCAAGCTCTACGAACGCGCCGAGCTCGTCGCGGACGGTAACGACCGGACCTTCGTATACGTCGCCGATCTCGGGATCCTTGACGATATTGAGAATGATCTCTTTGGCTTTTGCGGTCATCTCTTGGTCTATGCCCGCAATGAACACTCTGCCGTCTTCCTCGATGTCGATCTTGACGCCCGTCTCGTCGACGATCTTGTTGATCGTCTTGCCGGACTTGCCGATAACGTCGCCGATCTTATCGGGATCGATATTGAACGTAATGATTTTGGGTGCGTACGGCGAAAGCTCTGCGCGGGGCTTGTCGATAACTTCGAGCATTTTGCCTAAGATATGCAGTCTGCCGACGCGCGCCTGTTCGAGCGCGGTGCGCAGAATCTGTTCGTCAATACCCTTGATCTTGATATCCATTTGGATGGCGGTAATGCCTTTGGTCGTACCTGCTACCTTGAAGTCCATATCGCCGAGGAAGTCCTCCAAGCCCTGAATGTCGGAAAGGATAGCGAGCTTGTTCTTGGCCTCGTCCTTGATAAGACCCATGGCGATACCGGCAACGGGCGCTTTAATGGGCACGCCCGCATCCATAAGCGACAGCGTGCTGCCGCAAACGCTCGCCTGCGAGGTCGAGCCGTTGGACGAAAGGATCTCCGACACTACGCGAATGGTGTAAGGGAATTCGTCCTCGCTCGGGATGACCGGCTCTAACGCGCGTTCTGCGAGCGCGCCGTGACCGATCTCGCGCCGACCGGGCGCGCGAAGCGGTTTAGCCTCGCCCGTCGAGTACGGCGGCATATTGTATTGGTGCATATAACGCTTGGTTTCTTCGTCGTCGAGGTTGTCGAGCTTTTGCGCGTCGCGCGACGTGCCGAGCGTGCAGATGGAAAGCGCCTGCGACTGACCGCGGGTGAACACCGCCGAGCCGTGCGTGCGAGGAAGAACGCCCGCTTCGCACCAAATATCGCGGATATCGGTGGTCTTTCTGCCGTCGGGGCGCACGCCTTTATCCAAAATCTTGGCTCTGACCTTTTCCTTGGTCATGTAGTACAGAGTATCGCCAATCTCGCGTTCCCTGCCCTCGAACTCCGTTTTGAAGTGCTCCATGACGTCGGCTTGGACTTCGTCCTGGTTAGCCTGACGCTCGGTGCGGTCGAATGTGTCGAGCGCTTTATCGAGCTTTTTGTCGGCGTACTTGCGGACCGCTTTATCGACGTCCTCGCCGATATGGTAAAGCTCCATATCGAGCTTTTTCTTGCCGACCTTTTTAACTATATCGTTAATGAACTTGACCTGTTTCTTGATCTCTTCGTGCGCGAAAAGGATACCGCCGAGCATTTCTTCCTCGGATACCTCTTGCGCGCCCGCTTCGACCATCATGATAGCGTCTTTCGTTCCCGAAACATATACATGCATCGTGCTCTTTGCGCGTTGCTCGTTATCGGGGTTGATGACGTACTTGCCGTCTACGCAGCCGACTACGACCGAGCCCGTAGGTCCCATGAACGGAATATCGGAGATCGAAAGCGCAATCGAGCTACCGAGCATACCGAAAACTTCGGGAGGGATATTGGTGTCGACGGACAAAGCGGTTGCGACTACCGATACGTC
This region of Clostridiales bacterium genomic DNA includes:
- a CDS encoding insulinase family protein — its product is MTVKKYESGLTVIVEQNSALRSVTAGIMVGTGSAYETRENNGISHFIEHMQFKGTTTRTANDIVSQFDREGAVYNAFTGKENTCFYFKSIDERVEQCFDILCDLFLNSTFEQAELDRERKVILEEINMSQDEPDGVCYDVLYSTAFKDGSLGMEILGTKDNVKRFNKPDILEYKKHNYLPSNTAVAFVGNITEAAALSLVEKYMPSLINAPFVTPRKQTEQPIYDGYGEAIHDYEQSEISIAFPSITLGDPRSATQSALDCILGSGMSSRLFQKLREQMGLVYSVYTSPWLGATNGMFSVCANVNVKNVTGAVQAIRAEIDRLVKDGVTDEETEKAKTQLKVNAMFGKENPMNYMLALMRRRVILGIDYDLDELLSRIEKITASDINALAREIFARPAIFAYAGKKPPEKIDEIYNRG
- a CDS encoding polysaccharide deacetylase family protein → MVKISKAKFFRVVLGNIVICATVAMLLFVTVSVGASKADASSGTQPIYSGKSDTKISLMVNVYWGTEYIAPMLETFGRYNIKTTFFVGGSWAVGNAETLKQIVSAGHEIGNHGYFHKDHARLDAAYNRKEIQSAHNAVKDLAGVNMNLFAPPSGAFCGDTLTVAEELGYRTVMWTRDTIDWRDHDAELIYKRAVKNVKGGDLILMHPTDCTVKALERIIISVFAEGLRIAPVSEVLDSKI
- a CDS encoding polyribonucleotide nucleotidyltransferase, translated to MDCNVFQTEIGGRTVTVETGKYAGQANGSCIIRCGDTVVMTNVTMADAPRPGMDYFPLGVDFEEKLYAIGKIPGSFKRREGRGSDKAILTSRLIDRPIRPLFPKGLFNDVSVVATALSVDTNIPPEVFGMLGSSIALSISDIPFMGPTGSVVVGCVDGKYVINPDNEQRAKSTMHVYVSGTKDAIMMVEAGAQEVSEEEMLGGILFAHEEIKKQVKFINDIVKKVGKKKLDMELYHIGEDVDKAVRKYADKKLDKALDTFDRTERQANQDEVQADVMEHFKTEFEGREREIGDTLYYMTKEKVRAKILDKGVRPDGRKTTDIRDIWCEAGVLPRTHGSAVFTRGQSQALSICTLGTSRDAQKLDNLDDEETKRYMHQYNMPPYSTGEAKPLRAPGRREIGHGALAERALEPVIPSEDEFPYTIRVVSEILSSNGSTSQASVCGSTLSLMDAGVPIKAPVAGIAMGLIKDEAKNKLAILSDIQGLEDFLGDMDFKVAGTTKGITAIQMDIKIKGIDEQILRTALEQARVGRLHILGKMLEVIDKPRAELSPYAPKIITFNIDPDKIGDVIGKSGKTINKIVDETGVKIDIEEDGRVFIAGIDQEMTAKAKEIILNIVKDPEIGDVYEGPVVTVRDELGAFVELAPGKDGMIHIAKLGKYVGKRLNAVSEVLKEGDTVKVEVVSFTKQGKIDLKLLDKLTGDPIEKAPEGTEVEDDRPRRPRGDRPHGDRPRGGKGDKGGRGEKPHREKKED